A stretch of Haloprofundus halophilus DNA encodes these proteins:
- a CDS encoding DUF373 family protein, which produces MTTLVLCVDRTNDIGRKTGLRTPVSGWEAVQSLVVDVGLADPEDTSVNCLLEALRVARDLRDEREEAVVAVVSGASDSLVGADRSVAAQLDELVERYDPESVVVVVDSAEDERLVPVVESRLRVDAVDRIVVRQARDIESTYYLLKQFLADEELRQTVLVPMGIGLLLLPLLLLRFGSPALAGAFIASLLGAVLLYKGLAIDERLANVPERVRDTFYSGQVSVVTYVVAAGLTLVGVFLGGLEASALSTGDAVVVPAIQFIYSSVPWLALAALTASTGRLVDELIRTDDVHSPYWNLPFGVVALGLVVRGFTGWYLEREGILPHASVPGLTGELPATYRLAAFIVAGLVVSIVGVAVASNVTDETLDVR; this is translated from the coding sequence GTGACTACGCTGGTCCTCTGTGTCGACCGGACGAACGACATCGGACGCAAGACCGGCTTGCGGACGCCCGTCTCCGGGTGGGAGGCGGTGCAGTCGCTCGTCGTCGACGTCGGACTCGCCGACCCCGAGGACACGAGTGTCAACTGTCTGCTCGAAGCGCTCCGCGTCGCCCGCGACCTCCGCGACGAGCGCGAGGAGGCCGTCGTCGCCGTCGTCTCCGGGGCGAGCGACTCGCTCGTCGGAGCCGACCGGTCGGTGGCCGCGCAGCTCGACGAACTCGTCGAACGGTACGACCCCGAGAGCGTCGTCGTCGTCGTCGACAGCGCCGAGGACGAACGTCTGGTCCCCGTCGTCGAGAGTCGCCTCCGCGTCGACGCCGTCGACCGAATCGTCGTCCGGCAGGCCCGCGACATCGAGTCGACCTACTACCTCCTCAAGCAGTTTCTCGCCGACGAGGAACTCAGACAGACCGTGCTCGTCCCGATGGGTATCGGACTGCTCCTCCTGCCGCTTCTGTTGCTGCGGTTCGGCTCCCCGGCGCTCGCGGGGGCGTTCATCGCGTCGCTTCTCGGCGCGGTGCTTCTGTACAAGGGGCTGGCTATCGACGAGCGCCTCGCTAACGTCCCCGAGCGAGTGCGCGACACGTTCTACTCGGGGCAGGTGTCGGTCGTCACCTACGTCGTCGCCGCGGGTCTGACGCTCGTCGGCGTCTTCCTCGGCGGGTTAGAGGCCTCGGCGCTCTCGACGGGCGACGCCGTCGTCGTGCCGGCGATTCAGTTCATCTACAGCAGCGTCCCGTGGCTGGCGTTGGCGGCGCTGACCGCGAGCACCGGCCGACTCGTCGACGAACTCATCCGGACCGACGATGTGCACTCGCCGTACTGGAACCTCCCGTTCGGGGTCGTCGCGCTCGGTCTCGTCGTTCGAGGGTTCACCGGGTGGTATCTCGAACGCGAGGGGATCCTTCCGCACGCCTCCGTTCCGGGACTGACCGGCGAACTGCCGGCGACGTACCGGCTCGCGGCGTTCATCGTCGCGGGACTGGTCGTCAGCATCGTCGGGGTCGCCGTCGCCTCGAACGTGACCGACGAGACGCTCGACGTGCGGTAG
- a CDS encoding beta-CASP ribonuclease aCPSF1 — protein MSSVDKQLEELKAEIDSELPSDIVVSDVKYEGPELVVYTRNPKEFAQNGDLIRKLASKLRKRITVRPDPDVLTDPEKAREQVLDVIPEEADVTDLDFHADTGEVVIEAAKPGMVIGRHGSTLREITQQVGWTPEVVRTPPIESSTVSNVRNFLKQEREERRDILEKVGRQIHREQLSREQWVRISTLGCCREVGRASFILSTADTRILIDCGDKPGAEGEVPYLQVPEALGSGANSIDAVVLTHAHLDHSALLPLLFKYGYDGPIYCTEPTRDLMGLLTLDYLDVAVKEGRTPPYESEMVREAIKHCIPLEYGDVTDIAPDVKLTFHNAGHILGSAVTHFHIGDGLYNVAFSGDIHYKDTRLFNGAVNDFPRVETLVLESTYGGRNDYQTDQEDSEEKLVEVINETADQGGKVLIPAFAVGRSQEIMLVLEQAMRSGKIPEMPVHLDGMIWEATAIHTTYPEYLRDELRDRIFHEDENPFLSPQFNHIDGGEEERQEVADDGPCIILSTSGMVTGGPIMSWLRHLGPDPDSNLVFVGYQAQGTLGRRIQNGWDEIPVNDRDSRNSGRSSTLTLKMGVETVDGFSGHADRNGLMNFVRTMNPRPEKVLCVHGDERSVQDLSSALYHEFNMRTFAPKNLETFRFK, from the coding sequence ATGAGTTCAGTAGACAAGCAACTTGAGGAACTGAAAGCAGAGATCGACAGCGAACTTCCGAGCGACATCGTGGTCTCGGACGTGAAGTACGAGGGACCGGAACTTGTCGTCTACACGCGCAACCCCAAGGAGTTCGCGCAGAACGGCGACCTCATACGCAAACTCGCCAGCAAACTCCGAAAGCGAATCACCGTTCGACCGGACCCCGACGTGCTCACCGACCCGGAGAAAGCGCGCGAGCAGGTCCTCGACGTGATTCCGGAGGAGGCGGACGTCACCGACCTCGACTTCCACGCCGACACCGGCGAAGTCGTCATCGAGGCGGCCAAACCCGGCATGGTCATCGGCCGCCACGGCTCGACGCTGCGCGAGATAACCCAACAGGTCGGGTGGACGCCCGAAGTCGTCCGCACGCCGCCTATCGAATCCTCCACCGTCTCCAACGTCCGCAACTTCCTGAAACAGGAGCGCGAGGAGCGCCGCGACATCTTGGAGAAGGTCGGCCGCCAGATTCACCGCGAGCAGCTCAGCCGCGAACAGTGGGTTCGCATCTCGACGCTCGGCTGCTGCCGCGAGGTCGGTCGCGCGTCGTTCATCCTCTCGACGGCCGACACCCGAATTCTCATCGACTGCGGCGACAAACCCGGCGCGGAGGGCGAAGTGCCGTACCTCCAAGTGCCCGAGGCGCTCGGCTCGGGCGCGAACTCCATCGACGCCGTCGTACTCACGCACGCCCACCTCGACCACTCGGCGTTGCTCCCCCTCCTGTTCAAATACGGTTACGACGGCCCGATTTACTGTACCGAACCGACGCGCGACCTGATGGGGCTGCTCACGCTCGACTACCTCGACGTGGCGGTCAAGGAGGGACGGACGCCGCCGTACGAGTCCGAGATGGTCCGTGAAGCCATCAAACACTGCATCCCGCTCGAGTACGGCGACGTGACCGATATCGCCCCCGACGTGAAACTCACGTTCCACAACGCGGGTCACATCCTCGGGTCGGCGGTGACGCACTTCCACATCGGCGACGGCCTCTACAACGTCGCGTTCTCCGGCGACATCCACTACAAGGACACCCGCCTGTTCAACGGCGCGGTCAACGACTTCCCGCGCGTGGAGACGCTCGTGTTGGAGTCGACCTACGGCGGGCGCAACGACTACCAGACCGACCAGGAAGATTCGGAGGAGAAACTTGTCGAGGTCATCAACGAGACGGCCGACCAGGGCGGTAAAGTCCTCATCCCCGCCTTCGCCGTCGGTCGGTCACAGGAGATCATGCTCGTCCTCGAACAGGCGATGCGCTCGGGCAAGATTCCGGAGATGCCCGTCCACCTCGACGGGATGATCTGGGAGGCGACGGCCATCCACACCACCTACCCCGAGTATCTCCGCGACGAACTCCGCGACCGCATCTTCCACGAGGACGAGAACCCGTTCCTCTCGCCGCAGTTCAACCACATCGACGGCGGCGAGGAAGAGCGCCAGGAGGTCGCCGACGACGGCCCCTGCATCATCCTCTCGACCTCCGGGATGGTCACCGGCGGTCCCATCATGTCGTGGCTCCGCCACCTCGGCCCCGACCCGGACTCGAACCTCGTCTTCGTCGGCTACCAGGCGCAGGGGACGCTGGGTCGCCGCATCCAGAACGGCTGGGACGAGATACCCGTCAACGACCGCGACAGCCGAAACTCCGGGCGGTCGAGCACGCTCACGCTGAAGATGGGCGTCGAGACGGTCGACGGCTTCTCCGGCCACGCCGACCGCAACGGTCTGATGAACTTCGTCCGCACGATGAACCCCCGCCCCGAGAAGGTGCTCTGCGTCCACGGCGACGAGCGCTCCGTGCAGGACCTCTCGTCGGCGCTGTACCACGAGTTCAACATGCGGACGTTCGCCCCGAAGAATCTCGAAACGTTCCGGTTCAAGTAG
- the sppA gene encoding signal peptide peptidase SppA — translation MNTRIATVERLLVVAVGAIAAALVGWWLFYDVPDSLEDLLGVVLVLATAAVGARFAARIAASRVSAYNVAEVAVEGPISRGGRGPLPTGNAGTPADDVVDQIERAGEGDADALLLRLNTPGGEVVPSDDIRNAAVDFDGPTVAYATDTCASGGYWIASGCDELWAREASIVGSIGVIGSSVNVHELAEQLGVSYERFAAGKYKDAGVALKELSDDERAYLQGIVDRLYDHFVERVAEGREMDPETIRETEARVYIGTDAHELGLVDELGTRDDVEDRLSELLDTDAVIREFEPQQGLAVRLRRGAESVAYALGAGLSRHFDGEGVEFKF, via the coding sequence GTGAACACACGGATAGCGACCGTCGAACGCCTCCTCGTCGTCGCCGTCGGTGCGATCGCCGCCGCGCTCGTCGGTTGGTGGCTGTTCTACGACGTTCCCGACTCGCTCGAAGACCTCCTCGGCGTCGTTCTCGTGCTCGCGACCGCCGCCGTCGGCGCGCGGTTCGCCGCCCGAATCGCCGCCTCGCGCGTCTCGGCGTACAACGTCGCCGAAGTCGCCGTCGAAGGGCCCATCTCGCGGGGCGGCCGCGGTCCGCTCCCGACCGGGAACGCCGGGACTCCCGCCGACGACGTCGTCGACCAGATAGAACGCGCCGGCGAGGGAGACGCCGACGCGCTTCTCTTGCGGCTGAACACGCCGGGCGGCGAAGTCGTTCCGAGCGACGACATCCGAAACGCCGCCGTCGACTTCGACGGCCCCACCGTCGCCTACGCCACCGACACCTGCGCCAGCGGCGGTTACTGGATCGCCAGCGGCTGCGACGAACTCTGGGCGCGCGAGGCGAGCATCGTCGGCAGCATCGGCGTCATCGGCTCGTCGGTGAACGTCCACGAACTCGCCGAGCAGTTGGGCGTCTCCTACGAGCGCTTCGCCGCCGGGAAGTACAAGGACGCGGGCGTAGCGCTGAAGGAGCTCTCGGACGACGAGCGAGCCTACCTCCAGGGCATCGTCGACAGACTCTACGACCACTTCGTCGAGCGCGTCGCCGAAGGGCGGGAGATGGACCCCGAGACGATTCGAGAGACGGAGGCCCGCGTCTACATCGGCACCGACGCCCACGAACTGGGACTCGTCGACGAACTCGGCACCCGCGACGACGTGGAGGACAGGCTCTCGGAACTGCTCGATACGGACGCAGTGATCCGGGAGTTCGAACCACAGCAGGGACTCGCCGTCCGGCTCCGTCGAGGGGCCGAGAGTGTCGCCTACGCCCTCGGAGCGGGACTGTCGCGTCACTTCGACGGTGAAGGCGTCGAGTTCAAGTTCTGA
- a CDS encoding methylglyoxal synthase codes for MRLALIAHDEKKPDLIEFATGRSDDLEGMELMATGTTGQRLIEETGLDVERKQSGPLGGDMQIGAEIADETCDGVIFLRDPLTAQPHEPDITALLRICDVHDIPLATNLASADAVLDELVREREGDGFEDYE; via the coding sequence ATGCGCCTCGCGCTCATCGCCCACGACGAGAAGAAACCCGACCTCATCGAGTTCGCGACCGGTCGAAGCGACGACTTAGAGGGGATGGAACTGATGGCCACGGGGACCACGGGGCAGCGACTCATCGAGGAGACGGGCCTCGACGTCGAACGAAAGCAGTCGGGACCGCTCGGCGGCGACATGCAGATCGGCGCCGAAATCGCCGACGAAACCTGCGACGGCGTCATCTTCCTGCGCGACCCGCTGACCGCACAGCCGCACGAACCCGATATCACGGCGCTGCTGCGCATCTGCGACGTCCACGACATCCCGCTGGCGACGAACCTCGCCAGCGCCGACGCCGTGTTGGACGAACTCGTTCGGGAGCGGGAGGGCGACGGGTTCGAGGACTACGAGTAG
- a CDS encoding coiled-coil protein, translated as MAAEQYGIKALDESNNVELTDEKLESGSKGQLIKLAGQLRDRRNDLNQMASERASKRDDLNAKTREKVDEAQEHREQRDSLNEQVQEHKKSRNELNAEANELFDKVEEMKSDLELDDGKDLEELEEEIKQLEFRQQTEVLSTEDERELIEKIEKKREEYQNRKEKVEDSGELEELIEEAEEVRSEASKHHQKVTELADEAQEHHNQMIEAYREADDIRDRADEMHELFVEAQEAADRHHEDFVRVQKRLRELDKKEERQRKDSRAEEREAAKQEAEEIYQAFQDGETLDTEDLMKLQRAGLL; from the coding sequence ATGGCAGCGGAACAATACGGAATCAAAGCATTGGACGAATCGAACAACGTAGAACTGACCGACGAGAAACTGGAGAGTGGCTCGAAAGGCCAACTCATCAAACTCGCCGGCCAGCTCCGCGACCGACGAAACGACCTCAACCAGATGGCCTCCGAGCGCGCTTCCAAGCGCGACGACCTCAACGCGAAGACGCGTGAGAAGGTCGACGAGGCCCAGGAACACCGCGAGCAGCGCGACTCGCTCAACGAGCAGGTTCAGGAGCACAAGAAGTCGCGCAACGAGCTGAACGCCGAGGCGAACGAGCTCTTCGACAAAGTCGAGGAGATGAAGAGCGACCTCGAACTCGACGACGGCAAGGACCTCGAGGAGCTCGAAGAGGAGATCAAACAGCTCGAGTTCCGTCAGCAGACCGAGGTACTCTCCACCGAGGACGAGCGCGAACTCATCGAGAAGATCGAGAAGAAGCGCGAGGAGTACCAGAACCGCAAGGAGAAGGTCGAGGACAGCGGCGAACTCGAAGAGCTCATCGAGGAGGCCGAGGAGGTTCGCTCCGAGGCGTCGAAGCACCACCAGAAGGTGACCGAGCTCGCCGACGAGGCCCAGGAACACCACAACCAGATGATCGAGGCCTACCGCGAGGCCGACGACATCCGCGACCGTGCTGACGAGATGCACGAGCTGTTCGTCGAGGCCCAGGAAGCGGCGGACCGCCACCACGAGGACTTCGTCCGCGTCCAGAAGCGCCTGCGCGAACTCGACAAGAAGGAGGAGCGTCAGCGCAAGGACTCCCGTGCCGAGGAACGCGAGGCTGCCAAACAGGAAGCCGAGGAAATCTACCAGGCGTTCCAGGACGGCGAGACCCTCGATACCGAGGACCTGATGAAACTGCAGCGCGCCGGTCTTCTCTAA
- a CDS encoding endonuclease III domain-containing protein, with the protein MAEEPTENISGGVAGSGVEATFDPSEAETRAEAVVDELGELYWRKAYGGQDAFECLVRTVLSQNTSDVASQPAHDSLMARYGSADGDGGDLARRLADAERSELAETIQSAGLYNQKSEVMIEAAAEIVDEFGSENAFDEYVREADPETVRGRLMEIRGVGPKTADCVLLFSGGRGGVFPVDTHVHRISRRMGLAPPDADHEKVREHLERDVPAEKCGFGHTAMLQFGREYCKARKPACLDGPEACPLYDYCDRVGVDEVEESVVDPAEVVADD; encoded by the coding sequence ATGGCAGAGGAACCGACGGAGAACATCAGCGGCGGCGTCGCCGGCAGTGGCGTCGAGGCGACGTTCGACCCCAGCGAGGCGGAGACCCGCGCCGAAGCCGTCGTCGACGAGCTCGGCGAACTGTACTGGCGGAAAGCCTACGGCGGCCAGGACGCCTTCGAGTGTCTCGTCCGCACAGTTCTGAGCCAGAACACCAGCGACGTGGCGAGTCAACCGGCGCACGACAGCCTGATGGCCCGCTACGGGTCGGCGGACGGCGACGGGGGAGACCTCGCCCGGAGGCTCGCCGACGCCGAGCGGTCGGAACTCGCCGAGACCATCCAATCGGCGGGGTTGTACAACCAGAAGTCGGAGGTGATGATAGAGGCCGCCGCCGAGATCGTCGACGAGTTCGGAAGCGAGAACGCCTTCGACGAGTACGTCCGCGAGGCGGACCCCGAGACGGTCAGAGGTCGGCTCATGGAGATTCGCGGCGTCGGTCCGAAAACCGCCGACTGCGTCCTCCTCTTCTCGGGCGGCCGCGGCGGCGTCTTCCCCGTCGACACCCACGTCCACCGAATCAGCCGCCGGATGGGACTCGCACCGCCGGACGCTGACCACGAGAAAGTCCGCGAACACCTCGAACGCGACGTCCCCGCCGAGAAATGTGGGTTCGGACACACGGCGATGCTGCAGTTCGGCCGCGAGTACTGCAAAGCGCGGAAACCGGCGTGTCTGGACGGCCCCGAGGCGTGTCCGCTGTACGACTACTGCGACAGGGTCGGCGTCGACGAGGTCGAGGAGTCCGTCGTCGACCCCGCGGAGGTCGTGGCCGACGACTAG
- a CDS encoding DUF371 domain-containing protein, with amino-acid sequence MEEVVRARGHENVSARHASTFEVTTDDWLTPAGDCILAVEADRTPADFDPAFVDACRNEDARIVATFEADGHTERVEGHGHPDLTFEGDRSMVGRTSEHTDDRTVMLGAEFAAEGFDREFVDALADGAELTLTLGVDAGD; translated from the coding sequence ATCGAAGAAGTCGTTCGCGCACGCGGGCACGAGAACGTCTCCGCGCGCCACGCGAGCACGTTCGAGGTGACGACCGACGACTGGCTCACTCCGGCGGGTGACTGTATCCTCGCCGTCGAGGCCGACCGGACGCCCGCCGATTTCGACCCGGCGTTCGTCGACGCCTGTCGAAACGAGGACGCACGCATCGTCGCCACGTTCGAGGCCGACGGTCACACCGAACGCGTCGAGGGTCACGGCCACCCCGACCTGACGTTCGAGGGCGACCGGAGCATGGTCGGCCGGACGAGCGAGCACACTGACGACCGGACCGTCATGCTCGGTGCCGAGTTCGCCGCCGAGGGGTTCGACCGCGAGTTTGTCGACGCCCTCGCCGACGGCGCGGAACTGACGCTCACGCTCGGTGTCGACGCGGGCGACTGA
- a CDS encoding DUF7333 family protein: protein MQFDLTTTVALFVVPLLVIIGGTVTSPMPATISVGVSVGIALFGVLALVVGIKHGEYRSTR, encoded by the coding sequence ATGCAGTTCGACCTCACAACGACAGTCGCGTTGTTCGTCGTCCCGCTGCTCGTGATTATCGGCGGAACCGTGACGAGCCCGATGCCGGCGACCATCAGCGTCGGCGTCAGCGTCGGAATCGCACTGTTCGGCGTGCTGGCGCTCGTCGTCGGCATCAAGCACGGCGAGTACCGCTCGACGCGTTGA
- the proS gene encoding proline--tRNA ligase, which translates to MTDNQDLGITESKEYNTGEWYAEVVQKAGLANYAPEGMSGFIVTRPRGYALWEAVQSYLDEKFKTTEVQNAYFPLFIPESYLEREKDIVEGFDPEVAWVTHGGHEELEERLAVRPTSESIIAPYMSQWVRSHRDLPLRVNQWASVVRWEATDTKPFFRTKEFLWQEGHTAHASHEDAWEETLLRLDQYESAYEDLLAIPVLRGRKPDHDKFPGADTTTTVEALMPDGKSVQGATSHHLGTSFAEAFDITYSDEDEEDRNAHTTSWGLSWRSIGALIMTHSDDQGLVLPPTVAPTQVVVVPIWQEENQEDVLDYAGRVADDLEEAGIRVELDDRDERNPGFKFNEHELNGVPVRLEIGPNEVDDDEITVVHRPDGESTVEARKGIVDTVEDHFDEVYAKLYAAAEENVEENVRDAFARSEILGTIGQHGGYVRAPWCGEEACETEIKDQISAEIVMVPFPDDEEKQLDLDEHDECAICGETSEETAYFAKSY; encoded by the coding sequence ATGACCGACAACCAGGACCTCGGCATCACCGAGTCCAAGGAGTACAACACCGGCGAGTGGTACGCCGAAGTCGTCCAGAAGGCCGGACTGGCCAACTACGCCCCCGAGGGGATGAGCGGCTTCATCGTCACCCGCCCCCGCGGCTACGCCCTCTGGGAGGCCGTCCAGAGCTATCTCGACGAGAAGTTCAAGACGACCGAGGTGCAGAACGCCTACTTCCCCCTCTTCATCCCCGAGAGCTACCTCGAACGCGAGAAGGACATCGTCGAAGGGTTCGACCCCGAGGTCGCGTGGGTCACCCACGGCGGCCACGAGGAACTCGAAGAGCGCCTCGCCGTCCGCCCCACCAGCGAGAGCATCATCGCCCCCTACATGAGCCAGTGGGTCCGCAGCCACCGCGACCTCCCCCTGCGCGTCAACCAGTGGGCCTCCGTCGTCCGCTGGGAGGCGACGGACACGAAGCCGTTCTTCCGCACGAAGGAGTTCCTCTGGCAGGAGGGCCACACCGCCCACGCCAGCCACGAAGACGCCTGGGAGGAGACGCTGCTCCGTCTCGACCAGTACGAGTCGGCCTACGAGGACCTGCTGGCCATCCCCGTGCTCCGCGGGCGGAAACCCGACCACGACAAGTTCCCCGGCGCGGACACGACCACGACGGTGGAAGCGCTGATGCCCGACGGCAAGTCGGTGCAGGGCGCGACGAGTCACCACCTCGGCACGAGTTTCGCCGAGGCGTTCGACATCACCTACTCCGACGAGGACGAGGAGGACAGAAACGCTCACACGACCTCGTGGGGCTTGTCGTGGCGCTCTATCGGCGCGCTCATCATGACCCACTCCGACGACCAGGGGCTCGTGCTTCCCCCCACGGTCGCGCCCACCCAGGTCGTCGTCGTCCCCATCTGGCAGGAGGAGAACCAGGAGGACGTGCTCGACTACGCCGGACGCGTCGCCGACGACCTCGAAGAAGCGGGCATCCGCGTCGAACTCGACGACCGCGACGAGCGCAACCCCGGCTTCAAGTTCAACGAACACGAACTCAACGGCGTCCCCGTCCGCCTCGAAATCGGACCCAACGAGGTCGACGACGACGAAATCACCGTCGTCCACCGCCCCGACGGCGAGTCGACGGTTGAGGCCCGCAAGGGAATCGTCGACACGGTCGAAGACCACTTCGACGAGGTGTACGCGAAACTGTACGCCGCCGCCGAGGAGAACGTCGAAGAGAACGTCCGCGACGCCTTCGCCCGAAGCGAGATTCTCGGTACTATCGGCCAGCACGGCGGCTACGTCCGCGCGCCGTGGTGCGGCGAGGAAGCGTGTGAGACGGAGATCAAAGACCAGATCTCCGCGGAGATCGTGATGGTTCCCTTCCCCGACGACGAGGAGAAGCAGTTGGACCTCGACGAGCACGACGAGTGTGCCATCTGCGGCGAGACGTCCGAGGAGACGGCGTACTTCGCCAAGTCGTACTGA